The Scleropages formosus chromosome 11, fSclFor1.1, whole genome shotgun sequence genome window below encodes:
- the fjx1 gene encoding four-jointed box protein 1 has product MIMMMRMSGDFARALTLLLLCASVCLWIRTDRWLDGLHASSGSPVSGGARSLHGHADRNSPKTFRALLALPGAQAAVRAGGKATRTRARARARGGPEVLSAALRKTRDETNETHTRASSTQSRGRNVTASSAGLLQDGVFWSEWLEDLLPSAFTEQRARAWRDGVRDRSVVVLESGCGRPSNRLAVFADGARACVRYGISAEQVQGETLSYYLATLLGIGNLPPLALSRLDPTGEQWAAVTDSMGALQWAVSSLVSLTEWIPGLTGAVVPGPLRQGGEGLHPLREDLLSATVTELLELVEWSDLIAFDFLTANFDRLASNLFSLQWDPRATERNVSNLHKTPSGRLLFIDNEAGLVHGYRVLRMWERYHATALGALCVFRRETARRVSRLHSLRDVRQRLLALLRDNEPLAPELGFLSDEHAEILQSRIDILHEHIQRCKAKYSST; this is encoded by the coding sequence atgatcatgatgatgaggatgagcgGTGACTTTGCGCGTGCCCTCACACTCCTGCTTCTGTGCGCTTCCGTCTGCCTGTGGATCCGGACTGACCGCTGGCTGGATGGGCTGCACGCGAGCAGCGGGTCTCCCGTGTCGGGTGGCGCGCGCTCTCTCCACGGACATGCGGATCGGAATTCTCCCAAAACTTTCCGCGCGCTCTTGGCTCTCCCTGGCGCGCAGGCTGCTGTGCGCGCGGGGGGGAAGGCGACGCGCACCCGTGCCCGAGCCCGAGCCCGCGGTGGACCCGAGGTCCTGTCTGCAGCTCTGAGAAAGACACGGGACGAGACAAACGAAACCCACACGCGAGCCAGTTCCACGCAAAGCCGGGGGAGAAACGTCACGGCCAGTTCCGCTGGGTTACTGCAGGACGGGGTGTTCTGGAGCGAGTGGCTCGAGGATCTGCTCCCCAGCGCGTTCACAGAGCAGCGCGCCCGCGCATGGAGGGACGGGGTCAGAGATCGGAGCGTCGTGGTCTTGGAGTCGGGCTGCGGGAGACCCTCTAACCGGCTCGCCGTGTTCGCGGACGGGGCCAGAGCGTGTGTGCGCTACGGCATCAGCGCGGAGCAGGTGCAGGGCGAAACCCTGTCCTACTacctggccactttattaggtatagGCAATCTGCCGCCGCTCGCGCTCTCCCGGCTGGACCCCACCGGGGAGCAGTGGGCGGCCGTGACGGACAGCATGGGCGCCCTGCAGTGGGCCGTGAGCTCGCTCGTGTCGCTCACCGAGTGGATCCCCGGTCTGACCGGCGCCGTCGTGCCGGGACCCCTGCGGCAAGGCGGGGAGGGGCTGCACCCGTTACGGGAGGACCTGCTTTCCGCGACAGTGACGGAGCTGCTGGAGCTCGTAGAGTGGAGCGACCTCATTGCGTTCGACTTCCTCACGGCCAACTTCGACCGGCTCGCGAGCAACCTGTTCAGCCTCCAGTGGGACCCGCGCGCCACCGAGAGGAACGTGAGCAACCTGCACAAGACGCCCAGCGGCCGCCTCTTGTTCATTGACAACGAGGCGGGCCTCGTGCACGGCTACCGCGTGCTGCGCATGTGGGAGCGGTACCACGCGACGGCGCTCGGCGCGCTCTGCGTGTTTCGGCGGGAGACGGCGCGGCGCGTGAGTCGGCTGCACAGCCTGAGGGATGTGCGTCAGCGGCTCCTCGCGCTGCTGCGGGATAACGAGCCCCTGGCGCCCGAACTGGGCTTCCTGTCGGACGAGCACGCCGAGATTTTGCAGAGCAGAATCGACATTTTGCACGAACACATACAGCGCTGCAAGGCTAAATACAGCTCAACGTGA